One genomic window of Arthrobacter caoxuetaonis includes the following:
- a CDS encoding threonine aldolase family protein, producing MTDLVTDTASLHDPALRAFASDNYSGVHPEIIDALTAANLGHQVAYGEDVYTAKLREVFTEHFGNRMRAFPVFNGTGANVIGLQSLLPRWGAVVCASTAHINVDENGAPERVGGMKLLTVPTPDGKLTPELIDREAWGWGDEHRAQPLAVSITQSTELGTLYTVEEIQAIADHVHARGMKLHMDGARLGNAAASLGVSLRAITTDAGVDILSLGGTKNGMMYGECIVALDPDAAPGLDYLRKMNMQLASKMRFVSAQFIALYGTDLWRRSASTANAMAARLRAAVEKIDGVTLTQPTQANAVFATLPAGVADKLRDQFRFYDWDQATGEVRWMCTFDTSEADVDAFAAAIASEVSAAR from the coding sequence GTGACTGATTTAGTGACTGATACTGCCTCCCTTCATGATCCCGCCCTGCGTGCTTTCGCCTCGGACAACTACTCAGGCGTCCACCCGGAGATCATTGATGCCCTGACCGCAGCCAACCTGGGCCACCAGGTCGCCTACGGCGAGGATGTCTACACGGCAAAGCTCCGCGAAGTCTTCACCGAACACTTCGGCAACCGGATGCGGGCCTTCCCGGTGTTCAACGGCACCGGTGCGAACGTCATCGGCCTGCAGTCCCTGCTGCCGCGCTGGGGTGCCGTGGTCTGTGCCTCCACTGCGCACATCAACGTCGACGAGAACGGCGCCCCGGAACGTGTGGGCGGAATGAAGCTCCTCACTGTTCCCACCCCGGACGGCAAGCTGACCCCCGAACTGATCGACCGCGAGGCCTGGGGCTGGGGCGACGAGCACCGGGCGCAGCCGCTGGCGGTCTCCATTACCCAGTCCACCGAGCTGGGCACGCTGTACACGGTCGAGGAAATCCAGGCGATCGCCGACCACGTGCACGCACGCGGCATGAAGCTGCACATGGACGGTGCCCGGCTCGGCAACGCTGCAGCCTCCCTGGGCGTCTCGCTCCGTGCGATCACCACGGACGCCGGCGTCGACATCCTCTCCCTGGGCGGAACCAAGAACGGCATGATGTACGGCGAGTGCATCGTCGCGCTGGATCCCGACGCCGCCCCCGGGCTGGACTACCTGCGCAAGATGAATATGCAGCTGGCCTCCAAGATGCGTTTTGTCTCCGCACAGTTCATTGCGCTCTACGGAACGGACCTCTGGCGCCGCTCGGCTTCCACCGCCAACGCCATGGCGGCCCGGCTGCGTGCGGCCGTTGAGAAGATCGACGGCGTGACCCTGACCCAGCCCACCCAGGCCAATGCCGTCTTCGCCACCCTCCCGGCCGGCGTGGCCGATAAGCTGCGGGACCAATTCCGTTTCTACGACTGGGACCAGGCCACCGGCGAAGTGCGCTGGATGTGCACGTTCGACACCAGCGAAGCGGACGTGGATGCCTTCGCCGCGGCCATCGCTTCAGAGGTTTCCGCCGCACGCTGA
- a CDS encoding HRDC domain-containing protein, producing MTAQTSGKTAPEAPAADPAAAAPLPVLETPRDGVPLVIDTVAGLERAARALAAGTGPAGVDAERASGFRYGQRAFLVQIRREGAGTWLIDPEPLRDLSIINEALRGVEWILHASTQDLPCLSELGMWPDKLFDTELAARLAGLPRVGLAAVIESLLGFSLAKEHSAADWSTRPLPEPWLRYAALDVEVLAELREELIKVLEADGKLEYAEEEFEAIRSAEPAPPRTDPWRRTSGMHQLRDRRQLAAVRELWTEREQLAERRDTAPGRLIPDSAIVAAARAMPSTVPALLGTPGFHGRAAQKEAPRWLRCIAAARDTEDLPPLHIPTHAPPPPRVWARNDPAAAARLHTAKPRLAAQAERLNLPVENLLTPDHLRRIAWRPPTPIDLDTVSEALRSLGAREWQIRESAAILTVAFLDPDPLPEKE from the coding sequence ATGACCGCGCAAACTTCCGGCAAAACCGCTCCCGAAGCACCGGCAGCCGATCCCGCTGCCGCCGCTCCCCTTCCCGTTCTTGAAACTCCCCGCGACGGAGTACCGCTGGTCATCGACACCGTGGCAGGGCTCGAACGCGCGGCACGTGCACTGGCCGCCGGCACCGGCCCCGCCGGCGTCGATGCCGAACGCGCCTCCGGCTTCCGGTACGGACAGCGGGCGTTCCTGGTCCAGATCCGCCGCGAGGGCGCCGGCACCTGGCTCATTGATCCGGAACCGCTGCGCGACCTGAGCATCATCAACGAAGCCCTCCGCGGGGTTGAATGGATCCTCCACGCGTCCACCCAGGACCTGCCGTGCCTCTCCGAACTGGGCATGTGGCCGGACAAGCTCTTCGACACGGAACTGGCAGCACGGCTGGCCGGACTGCCCCGCGTCGGGCTGGCCGCCGTCATCGAATCCCTGCTGGGTTTCAGCCTGGCGAAGGAACACTCGGCTGCCGACTGGTCCACCCGGCCCCTGCCCGAACCCTGGCTGCGCTATGCCGCGCTGGACGTTGAGGTGCTGGCGGAACTCCGTGAAGAACTCATCAAGGTCCTGGAAGCTGACGGCAAGCTTGAGTACGCCGAGGAGGAGTTCGAGGCCATCCGCAGCGCCGAACCCGCCCCGCCCCGCACCGACCCCTGGCGCCGCACCTCCGGCATGCACCAGCTGCGGGACCGCCGCCAGCTGGCCGCCGTCCGTGAGCTGTGGACTGAACGCGAACAGCTGGCTGAGCGCCGCGACACCGCCCCTGGCCGGCTGATTCCGGACTCCGCGATCGTCGCCGCGGCCCGGGCCATGCCCTCCACCGTTCCGGCGCTGCTCGGCACTCCCGGATTCCACGGGCGCGCTGCACAGAAGGAAGCCCCCCGCTGGCTGCGCTGCATCGCGGCTGCCAGGGACACCGAAGACCTGCCTCCGCTGCATATCCCCACGCACGCGCCGCCTCCCCCGCGGGTCTGGGCACGCAACGACCCAGCCGCCGCTGCCCGCCTGCATACCGCCAAACCGCGCCTGGCAGCCCAGGCGGAACGGCTCAACCTGCCGGTTGAGAACCTTCTGACCCCGGACCACCTGCGCCGCATCGCCTGGCGCCCGCCGACTCCGATCGACCTGGATACCGTCAGCGAGGCGCTGCGTTCCCTCGGTGCCCGGGAATGGCAGATCCGCGAATCGGCGGCCATCCTGACCGTCGCCTTCCTGGACCCCGATCCGCTGCCGGAAAAGGAATAG
- a CDS encoding hemolysin family protein — MYEWLMIGVGLVLTVGTGLFVASEFALVNLDRSDLEARQAAGEKRLGPTIKALKITSTHLSGAQLGITLTTLLSGYTFEPAISALLRGPLLSVGVPEAVVGGTGAVIAIAVATLLSMIIGELVPKNFALALPKATAKVVIPFQALFTTVFKPVILVCNNTANKVIRSFGIEPKEELSGARSAEELSFLVRRSALEGVLDQDHAELLHRTLRFSDHTAEDVMTPRVRMVGVQATDTAEDIIAIAVTTGYSRFPVLGRDPDDILGVLHVKQAFALPLEARATTTAADVMVPPLRVPESMGVDSLLGILRSQGLQIAVVTDEHGGTAGVVTLEDLVEEIVGELEDEHDRARVGVVRTGRSVTFDASLRPDELLDRAGITVPDGEDYETLAGFVTHCLDRMPELGDEVEVDDGVLRVERVLGTHVERLRFTPNAGSESPRSAHDRLVDTLTKEATQ, encoded by the coding sequence TTGTATGAATGGCTCATGATCGGCGTTGGCCTCGTGCTGACTGTCGGTACCGGCCTCTTTGTGGCCTCGGAATTTGCCCTGGTCAACCTCGACCGCAGTGATCTGGAGGCCCGACAGGCCGCCGGGGAAAAGCGTCTTGGTCCCACCATCAAGGCCCTGAAAATTACCTCTACCCATCTTTCCGGTGCCCAGCTGGGCATCACCCTTACCACCCTGCTTTCCGGCTACACCTTTGAACCGGCCATCAGTGCGCTGCTTCGCGGCCCGCTGCTGAGCGTCGGCGTACCCGAGGCAGTCGTCGGCGGTACCGGCGCAGTGATCGCCATTGCCGTTGCCACCCTGCTCTCCATGATCATCGGCGAACTGGTGCCCAAGAACTTTGCCCTGGCACTGCCCAAGGCCACCGCCAAGGTAGTAATTCCGTTCCAGGCACTGTTCACCACCGTCTTCAAACCCGTCATCCTGGTCTGCAACAACACGGCAAATAAGGTCATCCGCTCCTTCGGCATCGAGCCGAAGGAAGAACTCTCCGGTGCGCGCAGCGCCGAGGAACTCAGCTTCCTGGTCCGCCGCTCCGCACTGGAAGGCGTACTCGACCAGGACCACGCGGAACTGCTGCACAGGACACTGCGCTTTTCCGACCACACCGCTGAAGACGTCATGACCCCGCGCGTGCGGATGGTGGGCGTCCAGGCCACGGATACGGCCGAGGACATCATTGCCATCGCCGTGACCACCGGATACTCCCGCTTCCCCGTTCTTGGCCGGGACCCGGACGACATCCTGGGCGTCCTGCACGTCAAGCAGGCCTTCGCGCTGCCGCTGGAGGCACGTGCCACCACGACGGCGGCAGACGTGATGGTCCCGCCGCTGCGGGTCCCCGAATCCATGGGCGTTGACTCCCTGCTGGGCATCCTGCGCAGCCAGGGACTGCAGATCGCCGTGGTGACGGACGAACACGGCGGCACCGCCGGCGTCGTCACCCTGGAAGACCTGGTGGAAGAAATCGTCGGCGAACTCGAAGACGAACACGACCGCGCACGCGTCGGCGTCGTCCGCACCGGCCGCTCGGTCACCTTCGATGCGTCGCTGCGTCCGGATGAACTGCTGGACCGTGCCGGAATCACCGTGCCCGACGGCGAGGACTACGAAACGCTGGCCGGCTTTGTCACGCACTGCCTGGACCGGATGCCCGAACTGGGCGATGAAGTTGAAGTCGACGACGGCGTCCTGCGCGTCGAGCGCGTTCTTGGAACGCACGTTGAGCGCCTGCGCTTCACCCCCAACGCCGGTTCGGAATCACCGCGCAGCGCGCACGACCGCCTGGTCGATACCCTGACGAAGGAAGCCACCCAATGA
- a CDS encoding SDR family oxidoreductase, producing the protein MSAAGAGEASALEGLRVLVAGAASASGTAVCTALARAGAQVIAVGSSAGRLDESLGLVAGVELRTCDLSRPGDVASLASDMQGYGGIDGLIHLVGGWRGGGTLEDQSDDDWDFLQQNIMTTLRNVSRSFVGQLAASEHGRLAIVSSTAVESPTPGNAGYAAAKAAAEAWVQAIAAQFSGTGAAAVVFVVKALVNDAMRAGQPERKFPGYTDVSELARAATSLFTAPAGQINGKRINLVPRS; encoded by the coding sequence ATGAGCGCAGCCGGAGCCGGGGAAGCATCCGCGCTTGAGGGCTTGAGGGTCCTCGTAGCCGGAGCGGCCTCTGCCTCCGGCACCGCTGTGTGCACCGCCCTGGCCCGCGCCGGAGCCCAGGTGATTGCTGTCGGCTCCAGCGCCGGACGGCTCGATGAATCCCTGGGCCTGGTCGCCGGCGTCGAACTGCGCACCTGCGACCTGAGCCGCCCCGGCGACGTCGCATCCCTGGCCTCCGATATGCAGGGCTACGGCGGGATCGACGGCCTCATCCATCTGGTGGGCGGCTGGCGGGGAGGCGGCACCCTCGAGGACCAGAGCGACGATGACTGGGATTTCCTGCAGCAGAACATCATGACCACGCTGCGCAACGTCAGCCGCAGCTTCGTTGGACAGCTGGCAGCGTCCGAGCACGGGCGCCTGGCCATCGTCTCCTCCACCGCCGTGGAATCCCCCACGCCGGGAAACGCCGGCTACGCCGCGGCCAAGGCTGCGGCGGAGGCCTGGGTCCAGGCCATCGCCGCGCAGTTCAGCGGCACCGGCGCTGCCGCCGTCGTCTTCGTCGTGAAGGCGCTCGTGAATGATGCCATGCGGGCAGGGCAGCCGGAGCGGAAGTTCCCCGGCTATACCGATGTTTCCGAGCTTGCCCGCGCTGCCACCAGCCTGTTCACTGCACCGGCGGGGCAGATCAACGGCAAGCGGATCAACCTGGTTCCGCGCTCCTAA
- a CDS encoding NAD(P)/FAD-dependent oxidoreductase, with protein sequence MQTDTTTAATVILGGGYAGVMAANRLAGRGQDTVLLTPDPRFTERIRLHEFTAGGRADPTQDYRSLLHPAVRLVAGAAAAIEPSARTVHLASGDSMGYEYLVYAVGSGSAPAPAGAVAPDRLDGAREARRRLRELARGERIAVVGGGLTAVEMAAEIARQYPDNPLTLYASGTLVPQLAESTRSGMLESLRRAGVEVHAGTVDPENLPEASLVLWCAGFGVPSLAARSGLPVNADGRLVVDSSLRVPGQDRIFGAGDAAVIGAPGYGYLPMTCATAMPMGAEAASNILRLQEGEPLPRHDSGFQAQCISLGRRDGAVQFLTPGFTPRRLHVHGRSAAVLKEVICRMTLRWIRGEARKSGAYTWPRGPKLNPQPVPRAAWA encoded by the coding sequence ATGCAAACGGATACCACCACAGCGGCCACGGTCATCCTGGGCGGCGGGTATGCCGGTGTCATGGCAGCGAACCGGCTGGCCGGACGTGGGCAGGACACTGTCCTGCTGACTCCGGATCCCCGCTTCACCGAACGGATCCGGCTGCACGAATTCACAGCCGGCGGCAGGGCGGACCCCACGCAGGACTACCGCTCGCTGCTGCACCCGGCCGTGCGGCTTGTGGCCGGCGCAGCCGCGGCGATCGAGCCGTCGGCGAGGACCGTGCATCTGGCCTCTGGTGACTCGATGGGGTACGAATACCTGGTGTACGCAGTGGGCAGCGGAAGCGCCCCGGCCCCCGCCGGCGCCGTCGCCCCTGACCGGCTGGATGGCGCGCGTGAGGCACGGAGGCGGCTCAGGGAGCTGGCGCGCGGGGAACGGATCGCCGTTGTCGGGGGAGGGCTGACCGCCGTGGAGATGGCGGCGGAGATCGCCCGGCAATACCCGGACAACCCGCTCACCCTGTATGCCTCCGGGACATTGGTTCCGCAACTGGCAGAGAGCACGCGCAGCGGCATGCTGGAGAGCCTCCGCCGGGCAGGCGTTGAAGTACATGCCGGCACAGTGGATCCGGAGAACCTTCCGGAGGCGTCCCTGGTGCTGTGGTGCGCGGGGTTCGGTGTTCCGTCCCTGGCTGCGCGAAGCGGTCTGCCGGTCAATGCTGACGGCCGGCTGGTGGTGGATTCCTCTCTCCGGGTCCCCGGCCAGGACCGGATCTTCGGAGCCGGGGATGCTGCCGTGATTGGTGCGCCGGGATATGGCTACCTGCCGATGACCTGCGCCACCGCGATGCCCATGGGCGCCGAAGCTGCCTCCAACATCCTCCGGCTGCAGGAGGGAGAGCCGCTGCCGCGGCACGACAGCGGTTTCCAGGCGCAGTGCATCTCGTTGGGGCGCCGGGACGGCGCGGTGCAGTTCCTGACGCCCGGGTTCACGCCGCGGCGGCTGCATGTCCACGGACGGTCCGCTGCAGTCTTGAAAGAGGTAATCTGCCGAATGACGCTGCGGTGGATCCGCGGGGAGGCACGAAAGAGCGGAGCCTACACATGGCCGAGGGGTCCGAAGCTGAATCCACAGCCGGTGCCGCGGGCGGCATGGGCCTAA
- the sigJ gene encoding RNA polymerase sigma factor SigJ, with protein sequence MAEGSEAESTAGAAGGMGLTREVEFLAHRGMVFTIAYDITGTVADAEDVVQETYLRFSAVGHPVDNPRAYLARTAARQALNSVRASARRREEYIGDWLPEPLPTGAGEQADPQVAALTAAEVSTAMLVLMQSLNGPERAAFVLREVFGFEYREIAAALGAGEAAVRQLVHRAGERVRSGLPRTVPDEAEHRTAVERFLQAAMTGQVQDLLDVLAPEVVLVSDGGGKVSAARRPVYGPERVAALLLGLAAKYGEGAVPEFIELNGLPAVAFREDGLVTTVFQLSFRDGLVTGVFAMRNPEKLARLQP encoded by the coding sequence ATGGCCGAGGGGTCCGAAGCTGAATCCACAGCCGGTGCCGCGGGCGGCATGGGCCTAACCCGGGAGGTCGAATTCCTTGCCCATCGGGGCATGGTCTTCACCATCGCCTACGACATCACGGGAACCGTCGCCGACGCGGAGGACGTGGTCCAGGAAACCTACCTGCGTTTCTCCGCCGTCGGGCACCCGGTAGACAATCCCCGGGCCTATCTTGCCCGGACCGCGGCGCGCCAGGCGCTGAACTCGGTCCGGGCGTCCGCCCGGCGCCGGGAGGAGTACATCGGAGACTGGCTGCCTGAGCCGCTGCCCACGGGCGCCGGGGAGCAGGCAGACCCGCAGGTTGCGGCCCTCACGGCGGCGGAAGTCTCCACGGCCATGCTGGTGCTGATGCAGAGCCTCAACGGTCCGGAGCGGGCAGCCTTTGTGCTGCGCGAAGTTTTCGGGTTCGAATACCGCGAAATCGCGGCCGCGCTCGGTGCCGGGGAGGCTGCTGTCCGCCAGTTGGTGCACCGGGCCGGGGAACGGGTGCGTTCCGGCCTGCCGCGGACGGTGCCGGACGAGGCAGAGCACAGGACCGCCGTCGAACGTTTCCTCCAAGCCGCGATGACCGGGCAGGTGCAGGACCTGCTGGACGTGCTGGCTCCCGAGGTCGTGCTGGTCTCGGACGGCGGCGGCAAAGTCAGTGCCGCGCGCCGGCCGGTGTACGGTCCGGAGCGGGTGGCGGCGCTGCTGCTGGGGCTGGCAGCCAAATACGGCGAGGGGGCGGTGCCGGAGTTCATCGAGCTGAACGGGCTGCCTGCCGTTGCCTTCCGGGAAGACGGACTGGTGACCACGGTGTTCCAGCTTTCCTTCCGGGACGGACTGGTGACCGGGGTCTTCGCCATGCGCAACCCGGAGAAACTGGCCCGGCTGCAGCCCTGA
- a CDS encoding VC0807 family protein codes for MAPALPRIARLALDFLVPVALFYALRAAGVGAYAALLAGTAASMAGSLADFLRVRRISPFTLYALALMALSTVVSVIPGDERFLLARGALVVGVSGLWFLVSSVTRRPLVYVMSKPVLEGRFGWPGNWDRLFTELPRFRRIWRVSSIAWGVGLCMDSALRILMAWNLPVDTVPGLTTALTAGTALVLVVAANTYYQVSGAARAWSPFYAGVAVDYPKGRWAIRRDKTQ; via the coding sequence ATGGCACCCGCTCTCCCCCGGATTGCCCGCCTGGCCCTGGACTTCCTGGTGCCTGTTGCGCTGTTCTACGCACTGCGTGCGGCCGGCGTGGGGGCCTACGCCGCACTGCTGGCAGGCACGGCTGCCTCAATGGCCGGCTCGCTGGCGGACTTCCTCCGCGTCCGGCGAATCTCACCCTTTACCCTGTATGCCCTGGCGCTGATGGCCCTGAGCACCGTGGTCTCGGTAATCCCCGGGGACGAGAGGTTCCTGCTGGCCCGCGGCGCACTGGTCGTGGGAGTCTCCGGGCTGTGGTTTCTCGTGAGTTCCGTGACCCGGCGGCCGCTGGTCTATGTGATGTCCAAGCCGGTGCTCGAAGGACGGTTCGGGTGGCCGGGGAACTGGGACAGGCTCTTTACTGAACTGCCGCGCTTCCGACGGATCTGGCGGGTGAGCAGCATTGCGTGGGGCGTGGGACTTTGCATGGACAGCGCCCTTCGCATCCTCATGGCCTGGAACCTCCCGGTAGACACGGTCCCGGGCCTGACGACGGCGCTGACGGCAGGAACAGCGCTCGTTCTGGTGGTGGCCGCCAACACCTACTACCAGGTGAGCGGCGCAGCCCGTGCCTGGTCACCGTTTTATGCCGGAGTTGCCGTGGATTACCCGAAGGGCCGCTGGGCCATACGCCGCGACAAAACACAGTAA
- a CDS encoding DUF3000 domain-containing protein, translated as MGDLSQVPPEFLTALGALRRAKCRPELRLEEIPAPTRLAPFAVSLAADVGISGPVPASATFHGPVGPVLPESQELATGRFILLHDPEGSAVWNGTFRIVTYIRAELEPDMGNDQMLGSVAWTWLVDALQEHGARYSSAGGTATRILSESYGTLAGRSDAIDIELRASWTPADADVQSHLEAWSDMVCTFAGLPPLPEGVSPLPRRRLN; from the coding sequence ATTGGTGACCTGTCACAGGTGCCCCCCGAATTCCTGACAGCTCTTGGGGCATTGCGCCGAGCCAAGTGCCGGCCTGAACTGCGGCTGGAAGAGATCCCGGCCCCGACCCGGCTGGCCCCGTTTGCGGTGTCGCTGGCTGCCGACGTCGGCATTTCAGGTCCCGTTCCCGCCTCCGCCACGTTCCATGGCCCGGTGGGACCCGTCCTGCCCGAGAGCCAGGAACTGGCCACGGGACGGTTCATCCTCCTCCACGACCCCGAGGGCAGCGCCGTATGGAACGGCACCTTCCGGATCGTCACGTACATCCGGGCCGAACTGGAACCGGACATGGGCAACGACCAGATGCTGGGTTCCGTCGCCTGGACCTGGCTGGTTGATGCGCTCCAGGAACACGGTGCCCGCTACTCCTCAGCCGGCGGCACCGCCACGAGGATCCTCTCCGAGAGCTACGGCACCCTGGCCGGGCGCAGCGACGCCATAGACATCGAGCTGCGGGCTTCCTGGACTCCGGCCGACGCCGACGTGCAGAGCCACCTTGAGGCCTGGTCCGACATGGTCTGCACCTTCGCCGGACTGCCGCCCCTCCCCGAAGGCGTGTCACCGCTGCCGAGGCGGCGCCTGAACTAG
- a CDS encoding DUF6421 family protein, with amino-acid sequence MSSTVFSSPATELASPESSAAWQRLKNAATEFAQFQEQDGSVPAEHRTAAAALLETVRDAVADLAPAFPHDSEYLHLVISDLDSWLEAGLGVPDFLDSLLAFQPQLDRIDGLLHLVVFPMYTQNGSRSRLLEAVLVEVIWPEFIAGLEAGEYSNKLFVPIRFRDFTPGYDTNSAVLFPETVAVRETPTFTWGAIFADREAARFRRVLRAAAEITSLELPEAAADFLDNQELTEETFVMWDLIHDRTHMRGDLPFDPFMIKQRMPFFLYSLEELRCDLTAFREAVKIQHDDDADPKARSTAALVQYAVIFDRIFRFAITGSRVRNYDGLGGQLLFAWMHQNHVLHWTDGKLSIDWDEVPAVVIRLGEEIEELYWRSIDRPKTAHWLAAYTLISGTVTPHPASRWAKGPDALPLDGPPRALTDQVLDDEFPLSMFYEALSKKMAPVIESTAGITGSSTL; translated from the coding sequence ATGTCGTCCACCGTCTTCAGCTCCCCAGCCACTGAACTCGCCTCTCCCGAATCCAGCGCCGCCTGGCAGCGCCTGAAGAACGCCGCCACGGAGTTCGCGCAGTTCCAGGAACAGGACGGTTCGGTTCCCGCCGAGCACCGCACGGCAGCCGCAGCGCTGCTGGAGACGGTCCGCGATGCCGTGGCCGACCTGGCTCCCGCCTTTCCGCACGACTCCGAGTACTTGCACCTGGTGATCAGCGACCTGGACAGCTGGCTCGAAGCCGGCCTGGGCGTGCCCGACTTCCTCGATTCGCTGCTGGCCTTCCAGCCGCAGCTGGACCGCATCGACGGACTGCTCCACCTGGTGGTCTTCCCGATGTACACGCAGAACGGCTCACGATCCCGCCTGCTCGAGGCCGTGCTGGTGGAAGTCATCTGGCCCGAGTTCATTGCCGGCCTGGAAGCCGGGGAATACTCCAACAAACTCTTCGTTCCGATCCGGTTCCGTGACTTCACCCCGGGCTATGACACCAACTCCGCGGTTCTCTTCCCGGAAACCGTTGCCGTCCGCGAGACTCCCACGTTCACCTGGGGCGCCATCTTCGCCGACCGCGAGGCGGCCCGCTTCCGCCGGGTACTCCGCGCCGCCGCGGAGATCACCTCGCTGGAACTTCCCGAGGCTGCGGCGGACTTCCTGGACAACCAGGAACTCACCGAGGAGACCTTCGTGATGTGGGACCTCATTCACGACCGCACGCACATGCGCGGCGACCTCCCCTTTGATCCGTTCATGATCAAGCAGCGGATGCCGTTCTTCCTGTACTCGCTGGAGGAACTGCGCTGCGACCTGACCGCGTTCCGCGAAGCAGTAAAGATCCAGCATGACGACGACGCCGACCCCAAGGCGCGCAGCACCGCAGCGCTGGTGCAGTACGCGGTGATCTTTGACCGGATCTTCCGCTTCGCCATCACCGGATCCCGGGTGCGCAACTATGACGGCCTCGGCGGACAGCTCCTTTTCGCCTGGATGCACCAGAACCATGTACTGCACTGGACCGACGGCAAACTGAGCATCGACTGGGACGAAGTTCCCGCCGTCGTGATCCGGCTGGGCGAAGAAATCGAGGAACTGTACTGGCGTTCCATCGACCGGCCCAAGACAGCCCACTGGCTCGCTGCGTACACTCTGATTTCAGGCACAGTGACTCCGCACCCGGCATCGCGCTGGGCCAAGGGGCCGGATGCCCTGCCGCTGGACGGCCCGCCGCGCGCGCTCACTGACCAGGTGCTCGACGACGAATTCCCGCTGTCCATGTTCTACGAAGCGCTGTCGAAGAAGATGGCACCGGTCATCGAATCCACCGCCGGAATCACAGGGAGCAGCACACTATGA
- a CDS encoding hemolysin family protein: MSEYLPGIIWLFVLLAVNAFFVGAEFAVISARRSQIEPKAAQGSKAAKTTLWAMEHATLMLATSQLGITVCSLLILNVSEPAIHHLLEIPLANTPLTPEAISITAFIVALLLVTFLHVVAGEMIPKNISFSVPTKAALLLAPPLVLVARVFKPVIWTLNSIANSVLRLFKVEPKDEATSTYTLDEVATIVEQSTREGVLDDATGTLTNAFEFTSKTVADVEVPLPQMVLVPAEPTPADIRAAVGIHGYSRYILADADGGLTGYLHLKDVMDLHTAETFNAPVPAKRIRRLASAFRGSELEDALDTMRRTGAHVARVFDAEGNTTGVLFLEDIIEELVGEVQDATSA; the protein is encoded by the coding sequence ATGAGTGAGTATCTGCCCGGCATCATCTGGCTGTTCGTGCTGCTGGCCGTCAACGCCTTCTTTGTGGGTGCCGAATTCGCCGTCATCTCCGCCCGCCGCTCCCAGATTGAGCCCAAGGCCGCCCAGGGCAGCAAGGCGGCCAAGACCACGCTGTGGGCGATGGAACACGCCACCCTGATGCTGGCCACCAGCCAGCTCGGTATCACCGTCTGTTCGCTGCTGATCCTCAACGTCTCCGAACCGGCCATCCACCACCTGCTGGAAATCCCGCTGGCGAACACGCCGCTGACGCCGGAGGCCATCAGCATCACGGCGTTCATCGTGGCCTTGCTGCTGGTTACCTTCCTGCACGTGGTGGCGGGCGAGATGATCCCGAAGAACATCTCCTTCTCCGTACCCACCAAGGCAGCGCTGCTGCTGGCTCCCCCGCTGGTGCTCGTGGCCAGGGTTTTCAAGCCCGTCATCTGGACGCTGAACTCCATTGCCAACAGCGTGCTGCGCCTGTTCAAGGTAGAGCCGAAGGATGAGGCGACCAGCACCTACACGCTGGACGAAGTCGCCACGATCGTGGAGCAGTCCACCCGCGAAGGTGTGCTTGACGATGCAACCGGCACCCTGACCAACGCCTTCGAGTTCACCTCGAAGACCGTTGCCGACGTCGAGGTGCCCTTGCCCCAAATGGTCCTGGTCCCGGCCGAGCCCACCCCGGCAGACATCCGGGCGGCAGTGGGCATCCACGGCTACTCCCGGTACATCCTGGCCGACGCCGACGGCGGGCTCACCGGTTACCTTCACCTGAAGGACGTGATGGACCTGCACACGGCGGAGACGTTCAACGCCCCGGTTCCGGCAAAGCGCATCCGCCGCCTTGCCTCAGCGTTCCGCGGCAGCGAACTGGAGGACGCACTGGACACCATGCGCCGCACCGGCGCCCACGTGGCCCGCGTGTTCGACGCTGAGGGCAACACCACCGGTGTCCTGTTCCTGGAGGACATTATCGAAGAGCTGGTAGGCGAAGTGCAGGACGCCACCTCCGCCTAG